AACCAGTCCAATTGATAAAAGTTCTTCAAAACTTTCCCTCTCATCATCCATAAATCCCACTGTTCCTCTTAACACCTCAGGCTCCCACACATCTATCTCATCTCGAGCCACATTCATATCTCCTACTAATGCTATCTTATCTACGCTAATATCAAAACCGTTTAGGATATACTCTTTTAGGTGTCTGTAAAACTCCAATTTATAAGCGTGTCTATCTCCTTCAATATCGCCGTGTGGAACATATACGTTTAATATATCTATACCTTTGATCTTTGCTCTAATGAATCTCTTTTCTTTATCCCAGTACTCATCGCCAAAACCTTTTTGAACATTTTCAAAACCTAGTTTTGAGCAGATTGCTACCCCGTTATATGCTTTTTGTCCGTAAACCTCACACAAAAACCCTAGTTTTTCAAAATCTTCAAAAGGAAAATTTTTATCTTCGCACTTTAACTCTTGTAGGCATAAAACATCAAGTTCTATCTTTTCGGTAAGCCATCTTAGGAGAAGATCTTTTCTAGCCCGAATCGAATTGACATTAAATGTGGCTATTTTCATTCTCTTCCTCTTTTAAAGAATCTAAAATGATTTTATTTAATTGGTCTTTATCTATCTCTTGATGCGAGATCTTTTTTTTAGGTTTTCTAAATTCAAGATAGGTACCTACTAATACAAAAACGATGATAAATATTAAAATAGCAACTCTAGATACTGTATCAGTGCTCATTTTAAATATTTAATCTTTTAAGTAGTTTGGGAGATAGAAAAGATTTAAGTTCCATCTCTTCTAGATTTATACCTTCACACTCTATAATAGAGGATTTTTTAACATCAATACTTAGAAAACTACATCCTAAAAGTTCACCCACAATTTCAGAAATATCCGGTTCATGTCCTACAAGAGCTATATTCTCATAATTTTCATACTCTTTTATCAAAGTTTTAAAATCTGTATATGATGCTCCCGGATTTAAAAGCGGCGTGGTTTGGTAAATTGCCTTAGGATAATATTTGTGAATAATTTTAGCGGTTTGTATAGACCTTAATGCTTTTGAAGATAAGATAATCTCTATCTCAAATATATGAGAGATTTTTTCAAAAAAATCTTCGCTAACTTTGATACCTTTTTCACTTAAAGGTCTTAACATATCATCATCATGCCACTCTTCTCTTTTAAAAGCTTTTGCATGTCTTACAAACAATATTTTCATCATAAAGCCTTTTTGTAAAGTTTCAAGATTTTATATCCTTTCAAAGCTTTAATTTTCAAAGGTATTTTATAATACTTCTCTATGCCTTTTTTTATAAGCCATCCCAAAACTCCATATATGTTAAATCCAAAGGGAGTTGAAACTATCGCAAATTTTCCACCTAGTGCTATAGCTAAACCTCTTAGCTTAATATCTACTTTTTCTAAAGGCTCTCCGCTTATATGAAAAATAGTGTTTTTTGCAGCCAAAACCCCGCTTTGCTCGGCACTTTGAGCAGTTGGAGGTATAGTTTTCCCATATTTATCCAGAAGTTTTGCCGCATCTCCTATTGCAAAAATATTTTCTTTAATTCTCAAATATTCGTCAACAATCAAAAATCCTTTTTCATCTTTTTGAAAATTTAGACTCTTTATAAACGGTGATGGCTCAATCCCGCCTGTGAAGATTGCAAAGTCAAAATCAATATGTTGACCATTATCTAAAATAACCCTTTGTTCATTAATCTCTTTTACATAATTTCTAACAATCTCCACTCCCAACTCAGTAAGTCTTTGGACACTCTTTTTTCTTGTGCTTTCGCTTTGCCCTTTTAGTATATGTTTAGAGAGAAGTTTTATGTGTATATTTCCACATGTAAGAGCATTGTTTTTAGAATATTTATTAAAAAAGGATCTCATTTCAGCTGCTATTTCGACACCGCTTAATCCTCCTCCTATTACGACTATATTGAAACTTTTTTTGGCGATTTGGGGCTCTAGTCTATCAAAAAGCTCTTTTTCGAAATACTGTTTTACTTTAAGTGCTGCCCTTAGGCTTTTAACTCCCAATGAGTTTTTTCCTTTTTCTTCGAATCCTTTCAAAAATTTTGTAACACTTCCAGTTGCTATGATAAGATAATCAAACTCATACTCTCT
This Nitrosophilus labii DNA region includes the following protein-coding sequences:
- the xth gene encoding exodeoxyribonuclease III encodes the protein MKIATFNVNSIRARKDLLLRWLTEKIELDVLCLQELKCEDKNFPFEDFEKLGFLCEVYGQKAYNGVAICSKLGFENVQKGFGDEYWDKEKRFIRAKIKGIDILNVYVPHGDIEGDRHAYKLEFYRHLKEYILNGFDISVDKIALVGDMNVARDEIDVWEPEVLRGTVGFMDDERESFEELLSIGLVDLYRKFHPKKHGFTWWDYRNAAVWRDEGMRIDYILTSPILTLNSKNIEVDMWTRRRRKPTPSDHAPVVAVFEI
- a CDS encoding SixA phosphatase family protein, whose protein sequence is MKILFVRHAKAFKREEWHDDDMLRPLSEKGIKVSEDFFEKISHIFEIEIILSSKALRSIQTAKIIHKYYPKAIYQTTPLLNPGASYTDFKTLIKEYENYENIALVGHEPDISEIVGELLGCSFLSIDVKKSSIIECEGINLEEMELKSFLSPKLLKRLNI
- a CDS encoding NAD(P)/FAD-dependent oxidoreductase is translated as MKKIIIVGGGYGGIKALETFALYNEDIEVTLIDQHTYHYLQTESYDLVASKIPIEDTFVYLPTLVASFEKNFKFVCDEALDIKENILVCKNREYEFDYLIIATGSVTKFLKGFEEKGKNSLGVKSLRAALKVKQYFEKELFDRLEPQIAKKSFNIVVIGGGLSGVEIAAEMRSFFNKYSKNNALTCGNIHIKLLSKHILKGQSESTRKKSVQRLTELGVEIVRNYVKEINEQRVILDNGQHIDFDFAIFTGGIEPSPFIKSLNFQKDEKGFLIVDEYLRIKENIFAIGDAAKLLDKYGKTIPPTAQSAEQSGVLAAKNTIFHISGEPLEKVDIKLRGLAIALGGKFAIVSTPFGFNIYGVLGWLIKKGIEKYYKIPLKIKALKGYKILKLYKKAL